One genomic region from Pseudomonas sp. R5-89-07 encodes:
- a CDS encoding MetQ/NlpA family ABC transporter substrate-binding protein: protein MKKLLVAFAAVAAFSAHAETITVAASPVPHAEILEFVKPALAKEGVDLQVKVFTDYVQPNVQVAEKRLDANFFQHQPYLDEFNKAKGTHLVSVGAVHLEPLGAYSSKYKKLDELPDGANVVIPNDATNGGRALLLLAKNGLITLKDPTNILSTIKDITGNSKHLKFRELEAATLPRVLTQVDLALINTNYALEAKLDPSKDALVIEGSDSPYVNILVTREDNKDSDAVKKLVAALHTPEVKQFIEEKYKGAIKPAF, encoded by the coding sequence ATGAAAAAACTACTGGTTGCTTTCGCCGCCGTTGCCGCGTTTTCCGCCCACGCCGAGACCATTACGGTCGCTGCTTCGCCAGTGCCGCATGCGGAAATTCTGGAATTCGTGAAACCTGCGCTGGCCAAAGAAGGCGTGGACTTGCAGGTCAAAGTTTTCACCGACTATGTGCAGCCCAACGTACAAGTGGCTGAAAAGCGCCTGGACGCCAACTTCTTCCAGCACCAGCCGTACCTGGATGAATTCAACAAGGCCAAGGGCACTCACCTGGTGAGCGTTGGCGCCGTGCACCTGGAACCCCTGGGCGCATATTCGAGCAAGTACAAGAAGCTGGACGAGCTGCCAGACGGCGCCAACGTAGTGATCCCGAACGACGCCACCAACGGCGGCCGCGCCCTGTTGCTGCTGGCCAAGAACGGCCTGATTACCCTGAAGGACCCGACCAACATCCTGTCGACCATCAAGGACATCACCGGTAACAGCAAGCACTTGAAGTTCCGCGAACTCGAAGCCGCCACCCTGCCGCGCGTGCTGACCCAGGTCGACCTGGCGCTGATCAACACCAACTACGCGCTGGAAGCCAAGCTGGACCCATCCAAGGACGCCCTGGTGATCGAAGGCAGCGACTCGCCTTACGTGAACATCCTGGTGACCCGTGAAGACAACAAGGATTCGGACGCGGTGAAGAAGCTGGTAGCGGCCCTGCACACACCTGAAGTGAAGCAATTTATCGAAGAGAAGTACAAAGGCGCGATCAAGCCGGCGTTCTGA
- a CDS encoding heme A synthase, with the protein MAKPGFRLALFATLLALIVVLLGAYTRLTHAGLGCPDWPGCYGFISVPQSAAQLAHAELHFPDTPVEADKGWAEMTHRYFAGTLALLITLLAARAWSHRRDPGQPVKLPLFVLAVVCAQAAFGMWTVTLKLWPQVVTGHLLGGFATLSLLFLLTLRLSGVLPALVVPKRLQYWATAGLVLVIGQIALGGWVSSNYAAVACVDLPTCHGQWWPAADFANGFHLTQHIGPNYLGGQLDSDARTAIHLTHRVGAVLVTLVLLGLAWQLRTVGMTRLAGLLLIALAAQISLGLSNVAFGLPLPVAVAHNAGGATLLLTLVLVNYHARTSLVRVRYLRPIAWRFIPRKPAAGLITLKGEMPWRP; encoded by the coding sequence ATGGCCAAGCCTGGATTTCGCCTCGCGTTGTTTGCCACCTTGCTGGCGCTGATCGTCGTGTTGCTCGGCGCCTACACCCGCCTGACCCATGCTGGCCTGGGGTGCCCGGACTGGCCGGGTTGCTACGGCTTTATCAGCGTGCCGCAAAGCGCCGCCCAGTTGGCCCATGCCGAGCTGCATTTTCCGGATACCCCGGTGGAAGCCGACAAGGGCTGGGCCGAGATGACTCACCGCTACTTTGCCGGCACCCTCGCCCTGCTGATCACGCTGTTGGCAGCGCGTGCGTGGAGCCACCGGCGTGATCCCGGCCAGCCGGTGAAATTGCCGCTGTTTGTGCTGGCGGTGGTGTGCGCCCAGGCCGCGTTTGGCATGTGGACGGTGACGCTCAAGCTTTGGCCACAAGTCGTGACCGGGCACCTGTTGGGCGGCTTTGCCACCTTGAGCCTGCTGTTTCTATTGACCCTGCGCCTGTCCGGCGTGCTGCCCGCGCTGGTGGTGCCCAAGCGCCTGCAGTACTGGGCAACGGCGGGGTTGGTGTTGGTGATCGGGCAGATTGCGCTGGGCGGTTGGGTCAGCTCCAACTATGCGGCGGTGGCCTGTGTCGATCTGCCGACGTGTCACGGCCAGTGGTGGCCGGCAGCGGACTTTGCCAATGGCTTCCACCTGACCCAGCATATCGGCCCTAACTACCTGGGCGGCCAGTTGGACAGCGATGCGCGTACGGCCATTCACCTCACCCATCGGGTGGGCGCGGTGCTGGTCACGCTGGTGCTGCTGGGCCTGGCCTGGCAGTTGCGCACCGTGGGCATGACGCGCCTGGCGGGCTTGCTGCTGATCGCCCTAGCGGCGCAAATCAGCCTGGGCCTGAGCAATGTGGCCTTCGGCTTGCCGTTGCCGGTGGCGGTGGCTCACAACGCCGGGGGCGCAACGCTGTTGTTGACCCTGGTGCTGGTCAATTATCACGCGCGCACCAGCCTGGTTCGGGTGCGCTACCTGCGGCCAATCGCCTGGCGTTTTATTCCGCGCAAGCCGGCAGCTGGCCTGATCACCCTTAAAGGAGAGATGCCATGGCGTCCTTGA
- a CDS encoding SulP family inorganic anion transporter: protein MRAAQLKAVLPRELLASVVVFLVALPLCMGIAIASGMPPAKGLITGIIGGLVVGWLAGSPLQVSGPAAGLAVLVFELVRQHGMLMLGPILLLAGFLQLVAGRLRLGCWFRVTAPAVVYGMLAGIGVLIVLSQVHVMLDGAPKPSGLDNLAGFPAALIEAIPTLGDGLGWQAGLLGLSTMLVMYLWDKLRPQKLRFVPGALLGVGLATVTSLVLALQVKRVEVPENLSDAIDWLRPSDLLNLADPQLLIAAFAVAFIASAETLLSAAAVDRMHSGQRSDFDKELSAQGVGNMLCGLVGALPMTGVIVRSSANVQAGATTRLSAMFHGLWLLGFVLLLSSVLQSIPVASLAGVLVYTGIKLVDVKAFKALGRYGRMPMFTYAATALAIIFTDLLTGVLVGFGLTLVKLAFKASRLKVSLIDLPQDGEMELRLIGAATFLKVPALTQVLSSVPAGTTVHVPLNNLSYIDHSCLELLEEWGRANAAKGSSLVIEARGLKRRLEGRVRTTVGIGSAPSVG from the coding sequence ATGCGTGCTGCTCAATTGAAAGCTGTTTTGCCGCGGGAGCTGCTCGCCTCCGTGGTGGTATTTCTGGTGGCCCTGCCCTTGTGCATGGGCATCGCGATTGCGTCCGGCATGCCGCCGGCCAAGGGCTTGATCACCGGCATCATCGGGGGGCTGGTGGTGGGCTGGTTGGCGGGTTCTCCGCTGCAAGTCAGTGGCCCTGCCGCGGGGTTGGCGGTGTTGGTGTTCGAGCTGGTGCGCCAGCACGGCATGCTGATGCTGGGGCCTATCCTGTTGTTGGCGGGTTTCCTGCAATTGGTGGCCGGGCGCCTGCGCCTGGGCTGCTGGTTCCGTGTGACGGCGCCGGCGGTGGTATACGGCATGCTGGCGGGTATCGGCGTATTGATTGTGTTGTCGCAGGTGCATGTGATGCTCGACGGTGCGCCCAAACCTTCGGGGCTGGATAACCTCGCGGGCTTCCCGGCGGCCTTGATCGAAGCGATTCCCACCCTGGGCGACGGGCTCGGCTGGCAGGCGGGTTTGCTTGGCTTGTCGACGATGTTGGTGATGTACCTGTGGGATAAATTGCGCCCGCAAAAACTACGCTTCGTGCCTGGCGCTCTGCTGGGCGTAGGCCTGGCGACAGTGACCAGCCTGGTGCTGGCGTTGCAGGTCAAACGTGTGGAAGTGCCGGAAAACCTCTCCGATGCCATCGATTGGCTGCGCCCCAGCGACCTGCTCAACCTGGCTGACCCACAGCTGCTGATCGCCGCATTCGCCGTCGCGTTCATCGCCAGCGCTGAAACGCTGCTGTCCGCCGCAGCGGTTGACCGCATGCACAGCGGGCAGCGTTCGGATTTCGACAAGGAACTGTCCGCTCAAGGCGTGGGCAACATGCTGTGCGGGTTGGTGGGTGCGTTGCCGATGACCGGCGTGATTGTGCGCAGTTCGGCCAACGTCCAGGCAGGCGCTACCACGCGCTTGTCAGCGATGTTCCATGGCCTGTGGCTGCTGGGCTTCGTGCTGCTGCTGTCGAGTGTGCTGCAGAGCATTCCGGTGGCGAGTTTGGCGGGCGTGCTGGTGTATACCGGGATCAAGCTGGTGGACGTGAAGGCGTTCAAGGCCTTGGGACGTTATGGCCGGATGCCGATGTTCACTTACGCGGCCACCGCGCTGGCGATCATCTTTACCGACCTGCTGACCGGTGTGCTGGTGGGCTTCGGGTTGACTCTGGTCAAGCTGGCCTTCAAGGCATCACGGCTGAAAGTGAGCCTGATCGATTTGCCTCAGGACGGCGAGATGGAGTTGCGGCTGATCGGTGCGGCGACGTTCCTGAAGGTGCCGGCGTTGACCCAGGTGCTGTCGTCGGTACCGGCGGGAACCACCGTGCATGTGCCGCTCAACAACCTCAGCTATATCGACCATTCCTGCCTGGAGTTGCTGGAGGAATGGGGGCGGGCCAACGCGGCCAAGGGATCGAGCCTGGTGATTGAGGCGCGTGGGTTGAAGCGGCGGTTGGAAGGTCGGGTGCGAACGACGGTGGGGATCGGTTCGGCTCCCTCGGTTGGCTGA
- a CDS encoding cytochrome c oxidase assembly protein, with translation MADSVPLKRLVTRLLILVLAMFAFGFALVPIYDVMCKAFGINGKTAGQYEGEQVVDPSRQVRVQFLSTNAIDMVWDFYAKADEVVVNPGAVTEMLFVAYNPTDKPMTAQAVPSISPAEAAMYFHKTECFCFTQQVLQPGERIEMPVRFIVDRAMPKDVKHLTLAYTLFDITARQPPGAARSGG, from the coding sequence ATGGCTGACTCCGTGCCCCTCAAGCGCCTGGTCACTCGCCTGCTGATCCTGGTGCTGGCGATGTTCGCCTTCGGCTTCGCCCTGGTGCCGATCTACGACGTGATGTGCAAGGCCTTCGGCATCAACGGCAAGACGGCCGGGCAGTACGAGGGCGAGCAGGTCGTCGACCCGTCGCGCCAGGTGCGGGTGCAGTTCCTGTCCACCAATGCCATCGATATGGTCTGGGATTTCTATGCCAAGGCCGACGAGGTGGTGGTCAACCCGGGCGCGGTGACCGAGATGTTGTTTGTCGCTTACAACCCCACCGACAAACCGATGACTGCCCAGGCGGTGCCGAGCATTTCCCCGGCTGAAGCGGCGATGTATTTCCACAAGACCGAGTGCTTTTGCTTCACCCAGCAAGTGCTGCAGCCAGGCGAACGTATCGAAATGCCGGTGCGCTTCATCGTCGATCGCGCCATGCCCAAGGATGTGAAGCATTTGACCCTGGCGTACACGCTGTTTGATATCACCGCACGCCAGCCGCCCGGCGCGGCCCGCAGCGGCGGCTAG
- a CDS encoding SCO family protein, whose protein sequence is MTRTQKTVFILVALVALIMGLTVNKVLSGKGQGDPTALIDAGIILLPQSRQLPAVSMTNQDGQPVLVNELKDKWSLLFFGYTFCPDICPTTLAQLRQIKSELPKEAVDKLQVILVSVDPNRDTPTQLKQYLGYFDPQFQGLTGANVQDVQKVSNAVSIPFIPADTSKPNYTVDHSGNLALIGPDGTQRGFIRAPLNNQKLVAQLPGLLQRK, encoded by the coding sequence ATGACTCGAACTCAAAAAACCGTCTTCATCCTCGTGGCCCTGGTGGCGTTGATCATGGGCCTGACCGTCAACAAGGTGCTTTCAGGCAAAGGCCAGGGCGACCCGACCGCGCTGATCGACGCCGGGATTATCCTGCTGCCGCAAAGTCGCCAGTTGCCAGCGGTGAGCATGACCAACCAGGACGGCCAGCCGGTGTTGGTCAATGAGCTGAAGGACAAGTGGAGCCTGCTGTTCTTCGGCTACACCTTCTGCCCGGATATCTGCCCGACCACCCTCGCCCAACTGCGCCAGATCAAGAGCGAACTGCCCAAGGAGGCGGTGGACAAGTTGCAGGTGATCCTGGTCAGCGTCGACCCGAACCGCGACACCCCGACCCAGCTCAAGCAGTACCTGGGCTATTTCGATCCGCAGTTCCAGGGTTTGACCGGCGCCAACGTGCAGGACGTGCAGAAGGTCTCGAATGCCGTGAGCATTCCGTTCATTCCGGCCGATACCAGCAAGCCCAACTACACCGTCGATCACAGCGGCAACCTGGCGCTGATCGGGCCGGACGGTACGCAGCGCGGTTTCATCCGCGCGCCGTTGAACAACCAGAAGCTGGTGGCGCAGTTGCCGGGGCTGTTGCAGCGTAAATAG
- the ctaD gene encoding cytochrome c oxidase subunit I, translating into MSTVIDDHGHADHAHGPAKGLMRWVLTTNHKDIGTMYLWFAFTMFLLGGSFAMVIRAELFQPGLQIVQPAFFNQMTTMHGLIMVFGAVMPAFVGLANWMIPLMIGAPDMALPRMNNFSFWLLPAAFLLLVSTLFTPGGGPNFGWTFYAPLSTTYAPESVTFFIFAIHLMGISSIMGAINVVATILNLRAPGMTLMKMPLFVWTWLITAFLLIAVMPVLAGCVTMMLMDIHFGTSFFSASGGGDPVLFQHVFWFFGHPEVYIMILPAFGAVSSIIPTFSRKPLFGYTSMVYATASIAFLSFIVWAHHMFVVGIPLVGELFFMYATLLIAVPTGVKVFNWVSTMWQGSLTFETPMLFAVAFVILFTIGGFSGLMLAIAPADFQYHDTYFVVAHFHYVLVPGAIFGIFASAYYWLPKWTGHMYDETLGKLHFWLSFVGMNMAFFPMHFVGLAGMPRRVPDYNLQFADFNMVSSIGAFMFGATQIFFLFIVIKCIRGGPPAPAKPWDGAEGLEWSVPSPAPYHTFTTPPEVK; encoded by the coding sequence ATGAGCACTGTGATCGATGACCATGGCCACGCCGACCACGCCCACGGCCCCGCGAAAGGCTTGATGCGCTGGGTGTTGACCACCAACCATAAAGACATCGGCACGATGTACCTGTGGTTTGCCTTCACCATGTTTCTGCTGGGCGGTTCGTTCGCCATGGTGATTCGCGCCGAACTGTTCCAGCCCGGCCTGCAGATCGTGCAGCCGGCATTCTTCAACCAGATGACCACCATGCATGGCCTGATCATGGTGTTCGGTGCGGTGATGCCGGCCTTTGTCGGCCTGGCCAACTGGATGATCCCGCTGATGATCGGCGCGCCGGACATGGCTCTGCCGCGTATGAACAACTTCAGTTTCTGGCTGCTGCCGGCGGCGTTCCTGCTGCTGGTCTCGACCCTGTTCACGCCGGGTGGCGGGCCGAATTTCGGCTGGACGTTCTATGCCCCGCTCTCCACCACCTATGCGCCGGAAAGCGTGACCTTCTTCATCTTTGCCATCCACCTGATGGGTATCAGTTCGATCATGGGCGCAATCAACGTGGTCGCGACCATCCTCAACTTGCGCGCACCGGGCATGACCCTGATGAAAATGCCGCTGTTCGTGTGGACCTGGCTGATCACCGCGTTCCTGCTGATCGCGGTGATGCCGGTGCTGGCCGGTTGCGTGACCATGATGCTGATGGATATCCACTTCGGCACCAGCTTTTTCAGCGCGTCGGGCGGGGGCGATCCGGTGTTGTTCCAGCACGTATTCTGGTTCTTTGGCCACCCTGAGGTGTACATCATGATCCTGCCGGCGTTCGGCGCGGTCAGCTCGATCATCCCGACCTTTTCGCGCAAGCCGTTGTTCGGCTACACCTCGATGGTCTACGCCACGGCGAGCATTGCGTTCCTGTCGTTCATCGTGTGGGCGCACCATATGTTCGTGGTCGGCATTCCGCTGGTGGGCGAACTGTTCTTCATGTACGCCACCCTGCTGATTGCGGTGCCTACCGGGGTCAAGGTGTTCAACTGGGTCAGCACCATGTGGCAAGGCTCGCTGACCTTCGAGACGCCGATGCTGTTTGCGGTGGCCTTCGTGATTCTGTTCACCATTGGCGGTTTCTCGGGGCTGATGCTGGCCATCGCGCCAGCGGACTTCCAGTACCACGACACCTATTTCGTGGTGGCGCATTTCCATTACGTACTGGTGCCCGGCGCGATCTTCGGCATCTTCGCCTCGGCCTACTACTGGCTGCCGAAATGGACCGGCCACATGTACGACGAAACCCTGGGCAAGCTGCACTTCTGGCTATCCTTCGTGGGCATGAACATGGCGTTCTTCCCGATGCACTTCGTGGGCCTGGCCGGCATGCCGCGCCGGGTGCCGGACTACAACCTTCAGTTCGCCGATTTCAACATGGTCTCGTCCATTGGTGCGTTCATGTTTGGCGCCACGCAGATCTTCTTCCTGTTCATCGTGATCAAGTGCATCCGTGGCGGCCCGCCGGCGCCGGCCAAACCGTGGGATGGCGCCGAAGGCCTGGAGTGGAGCGTGCCCTCGCCCGCGCCGTACCACACCTTCACCACGCCGCCGGAGGTGAAATGA
- a CDS encoding cytochrome c oxidase subunit 3: MSTHDTYYVPAQSKWPIIATIGLLVTVYGLAVWFNDLKALRPESHGPWIFFVGGLLLAYMLFGWFGAVIKESRAGLYSAQMDRSFRWGMTWFIFSEVMFFIAFFGALFYVRTWAGPWLAGEGPKGVAHMLWPNFEFAWPLLNNPDPKLYPAPKGTISPWGLPLVNTILLVSSSVTITLAHHALRKGHRGALKIWLAITVLLGLAFLGFQAEEYIHAYKELGLTLGSGVYGATFFMLTGFHGAHVTIGTIILFVMLMRILKGHFNAEHQFGFEAASWYWHFVDVVWIGLFFFVYVL; the protein is encoded by the coding sequence ATGTCGACTCATGATACGTATTACGTACCAGCGCAAAGCAAATGGCCGATAATTGCCACCATTGGCCTGTTGGTCACGGTGTATGGACTGGCTGTCTGGTTCAATGACCTCAAGGCTTTGCGCCCGGAATCCCACGGCCCGTGGATCTTTTTCGTCGGCGGCCTGTTGCTGGCCTACATGCTGTTCGGCTGGTTCGGTGCGGTGATCAAGGAAAGTCGCGCCGGTTTGTACAGTGCGCAGATGGACCGCTCGTTCCGCTGGGGCATGACCTGGTTCATCTTTTCCGAAGTGATGTTCTTCATCGCGTTCTTCGGCGCGCTGTTTTATGTGCGCACCTGGGCGGGGCCATGGTTGGCGGGTGAGGGGCCCAAGGGCGTCGCGCACATGTTGTGGCCCAATTTCGAGTTCGCCTGGCCCTTGCTGAACAACCCGGACCCCAAACTGTACCCGGCGCCCAAAGGCACCATCAGCCCCTGGGGGCTGCCGTTGGTGAACACCATCTTGCTGGTGAGCTCCAGTGTGACCATCACCCTTGCTCACCATGCCCTGCGCAAAGGCCATCGCGGCGCGCTGAAGATCTGGCTGGCGATCACCGTGCTGCTGGGCCTGGCGTTTCTTGGCTTCCAGGCCGAGGAGTACATCCACGCCTATAAAGAGCTGGGCCTGACGCTGGGTTCGGGCGTGTACGGCGCGACATTCTTCATGCTCACCGGGTTTCACGGCGCCCACGTGACCATCGGCACGATCATCCTGTTTGTGATGCTGATGCGCATCTTGAAGGGGCATTTCAATGCCGAGCACCAGTTCGGTTTCGAGGCGGCCAGCTGGTATTGGCACTTCGTGGATGTGGTGTGGATCGGGCTGTTTTTCTTTGTGTATGTGCTGTGA
- a CDS encoding SURF1 family protein — translation MKSSIATAWRRFRPGIAPTLVVMLLLPLMIGLGFWQLSRGHEKQQLVDTYAERRAAEPIGSGQLEASADPAFRRVHLRGNFDAEHSVLLDNRMRDGRAGVELLQPFHDQISGLWLLLNRGWLPWPDRRTPPAFTTPDQPVNLVAWVYVAPGETFQLHVDPATAQWPRLLTALHPAVLWTELGRSGFAYELRAEAGPGTYDTTWPVVAMGPEKHLGYAVQWFAMSLALLALYLYLGWHNAKEKPHGSRHESTQHV, via the coding sequence ATGAAATCCAGTATAGCCACTGCCTGGCGGCGCTTCCGGCCCGGCATCGCGCCCACGTTGGTGGTGATGCTGCTGCTGCCGTTGATGATCGGGCTGGGGTTCTGGCAACTGTCGCGGGGCCATGAAAAACAGCAACTGGTCGACACCTACGCCGAGCGGCGCGCTGCCGAGCCCATCGGCAGCGGGCAGCTTGAGGCGAGTGCCGATCCCGCCTTTCGCCGGGTGCACCTGCGCGGCAACTTCGATGCCGAACACAGCGTATTGCTCGACAACCGCATGCGCGACGGCAGGGCCGGTGTCGAGTTGCTGCAGCCCTTCCATGACCAGATCAGCGGCCTATGGTTGTTGCTCAATCGCGGTTGGCTGCCCTGGCCTGACCGCCGCACGCCCCCGGCCTTCACCACCCCGGATCAGCCGGTGAATCTGGTTGCCTGGGTGTACGTCGCCCCCGGCGAAACCTTCCAGTTGCATGTCGACCCGGCCACCGCCCAGTGGCCACGCCTGCTGACCGCGCTGCATCCCGCCGTTCTGTGGACGGAATTGGGCCGCAGCGGGTTCGCCTACGAACTGCGTGCCGAAGCGGGCCCCGGCACGTACGACACCACCTGGCCTGTGGTCGCCATGGGGCCGGAAAAACACCTGGGGTATGCAGTGCAGTGGTTTGCCATGTCATTGGCGCTGCTGGCGCTTTACCTCTACCTCGGATGGCACAACGCAAAGGAGAAGCCGCATGGGAGCCGCCATGAATCCACTCAACATGTCTGA
- a CDS encoding twin transmembrane helix small protein has protein sequence MLKAAIALMLIATVASLFSGLFFLVKDEGHSNRLVTALTVRVVLAVITVGLIAWGFFSGQLVSHVPW, from the coding sequence ATGCTCAAAGCCGCCATTGCCCTGATGCTGATCGCGACCGTCGCGAGCCTGTTCAGTGGCTTGTTCTTTTTGGTCAAGGACGAGGGCCACTCCAACCGCCTCGTCACCGCCCTGACCGTGCGTGTCGTACTGGCCGTCATCACCGTGGGGCTGATCGCCTGGGGCTTTTTCAGTGGCCAACTGGTCTCGCACGTGCCGTGGTAG
- the coxB gene encoding cytochrome c oxidase subunit II, whose product MTRHPHVWMGLLLWSVFGQAHAAWTTNMAPGATEVSHAVFDLHMTIFWICVVIGIVVFGAMFWSMILHRRSTGQVAAKFHESTTVEILWTVVPLLILVAMAIPATKTLINIYDSSESDIDIQVTGYQWKWHYKYLGQDVEFFSNLATPAEQIHNQATKGEHYLLEVDQPLVLPVGAKVRFLVTAADVIHSWWVPAFAVKRDAIPGFVNEAWTRIEKPGLYRGQCAELCGKDHGFMPIVVEVKSRADYDTWLGERKQEAAKLKELTSKEWTLDELVARGDKVYHTTCVACHQAEGQGLPPMFPALKGSKIATGPAADHLSLVYHGKPGTAMAAFGKQLSEVDIAAVVTYERNAWGNNKGDMVTPKDVLAIKQAESK is encoded by the coding sequence ATGACGCGACATCCACACGTTTGGATGGGCTTACTGTTGTGGTCAGTATTCGGCCAGGCCCACGCGGCCTGGACAACGAATATGGCGCCAGGGGCTACTGAAGTCAGCCACGCCGTGTTTGACCTGCACATGACCATTTTCTGGATCTGTGTGGTGATCGGCATCGTCGTGTTTGGCGCGATGTTCTGGTCGATGATCCTGCACCGCCGATCCACCGGCCAGGTGGCGGCCAAGTTCCATGAAAGCACCACGGTGGAAATTCTCTGGACCGTCGTGCCATTGCTGATCCTGGTGGCCATGGCCATCCCGGCGACCAAGACGCTGATCAACATCTACGACAGCAGTGAGTCGGATATCGATATCCAGGTCACCGGCTATCAGTGGAAGTGGCACTACAAATACCTGGGCCAGGACGTGGAGTTCTTCAGCAACCTGGCCACCCCCGCCGAGCAAATCCATAACCAGGCCACCAAGGGCGAGCACTATCTGCTGGAGGTCGACCAGCCGCTGGTGCTGCCGGTGGGCGCGAAGGTGCGCTTCCTGGTGACCGCCGCTGACGTGATCCACTCCTGGTGGGTGCCGGCCTTCGCGGTCAAGCGCGACGCCATTCCCGGTTTCGTCAACGAGGCCTGGACCCGTATCGAGAAACCCGGCCTCTATCGCGGCCAGTGCGCCGAGCTGTGCGGCAAGGACCACGGTTTCATGCCCATCGTGGTCGAGGTCAAGTCCAGGGCCGACTACGACACCTGGCTCGGCGAGCGCAAGCAAGAGGCGGCCAAGCTCAAGGAGCTGACCTCCAAGGAATGGACGCTGGACGAACTGGTGGCCCGCGGCGACAAGGTCTATCACACCACCTGTGTGGCCTGTCACCAGGCGGAAGGCCAGGGCCTGCCGCCGATGTTCCCGGCGCTCAAGGGCTCGAAGATCGCCACCGGCCCTGCCGCCGACCACCTGAGCCTGGTGTATCACGGCAAGCCGGGTACCGCGATGGCCGCGTTCGGCAAACAACTCTCGGAGGTCGATATCGCCGCTGTCGTGACCTACGAACGCAATGCCTGGGGCAACAACAAAGGCGACATGGTCACGCCCAAAGACGTGCTGGCCATCAAACAGGCAGAAAGCAAATGA
- the cyoE gene encoding heme o synthase: MASLIGARHGQAIWRDYLELTKPKVVVLMLITSLVGMFLATRAGVPWVVLVFGNLGIALCAGAAAAVNHVVDRRIDALMARTHKRPLAEGRVSPAAALAFALVLAVAGLALLLAFTNPLAAWLTLASLLGYAVIYTGFLKRATPQNIVIGGLAGAAPPLLGWVAVTGHVSAEPLLLVLIIFAWTPPHFWALAIHRKEEYAKADIPMLPVTHGEHYTKVHILLYTFALLAVSLMPYVIHMSGLLYLGGALVLGGRFLQWAWVLYRGSKPHAAINTFKYSIWYLLLLFVALLVDHYLLLNL, encoded by the coding sequence ATGGCGTCCTTGATCGGCGCACGCCACGGCCAGGCCATCTGGCGTGACTATCTGGAACTGACCAAGCCGAAAGTGGTGGTGCTGATGCTGATCACCTCGCTGGTGGGGATGTTCCTCGCCACCCGCGCGGGTGTGCCGTGGGTGGTGCTGGTGTTCGGCAACCTGGGCATCGCCTTGTGTGCGGGCGCGGCGGCAGCGGTCAACCATGTGGTGGATCGGCGCATCGATGCGCTGATGGCGCGCACGCACAAACGGCCGTTGGCCGAGGGGCGTGTCTCGCCGGCTGCGGCACTGGCGTTTGCGTTGGTCCTGGCGGTGGCGGGCCTGGCGCTGTTGCTGGCCTTCACCAACCCGCTGGCGGCATGGCTGACGCTGGCTTCGTTGCTTGGCTATGCGGTGATCTACACCGGTTTCCTCAAGCGCGCGACACCGCAGAACATCGTCATCGGCGGCCTGGCCGGGGCCGCGCCGCCGCTGTTGGGTTGGGTGGCCGTAACCGGGCATGTAAGCGCCGAGCCGCTGCTGCTGGTGCTGATCATCTTCGCCTGGACGCCGCCGCACTTCTGGGCGCTGGCCATCCACCGCAAGGAGGAGTACGCCAAGGCCGATATCCCGATGCTGCCGGTCACCCACGGCGAGCACTACACCAAGGTGCATATTCTGCTCTACACCTTCGCCCTGCTGGCGGTGAGCCTGATGCCCTATGTCATCCACATGAGCGGGCTGCTGTACCTGGGCGGTGCGCTGGTATTGGGTGGGCGCTTTCTGCAATGGGCCTGGGTGCTGTACCGTGGCAGCAAGCCGCACGCGGCGATCAACACCTTCAAGTACTCTATCTGGTACCTGCTGCTGCTGTTTGTCGCCCTGCTCGTAGACCACTACCTACTGTTGAACCTATGA